The stretch of DNA GGCGCTGCTCGCGGCCACCATCGTGAATATCTCCTTCACCCCGGAGCACACCTACCGCGCGGTGTTCAGCGATGTCACGAGCCTGGAGGAGGGCGACGACATCAGGGTCGCCGGGGTGCGGGTCGGCGAGGTCGATGGCATCCGGATCAAGGACAGGACCCGGGCCGAAGTCACCTTCACCGTCACCGAGGACCGCCCGCTGTTCACCAGCACCGGCGCCGTCATCCGCTACCGGAGCCTGGTCGGGCAGCGCTACATCGCGCTGACCGAGGGCGCGGGCGGCACCACACCACTGCGGCCCGGCGGCCGGATCCCGCTGTCCCGGACGCAGCCCGCGCTCGATCTGAACGCGCTTCTCGCCGGGTTCAAGCCGCTGTTCGCCGCGCTGAGCCCCAAGGACGTGAACCAGCTCGCCACCGAGATCATCAAGACGCTGCAGGGCGAGGGCGGCACGGTCAACAGCCTGCTTGCCCACACGGCGTCGCTCACCACCACCCTGGCCGGCCGCGACAAGCTCATCGGCTCCGTGATCAGCAACCTCAACGAAGTGCTGACGACCCTGGACAAGCGCGGCGGCCGCTTCTCCTCGCTGCTCAAGCAGTTGCAGCGGCTTGTCTCCGGACTGTCCGCGGACCGTAAGCCGATCGGCAAGTCGCTGGTGAACATCGGGCACCTGACCGAGGCCACCTCGGGCCTGATCGGGGAGGCACGGCCCCCGCTGAAGGACGACATCAAGGAGCTCGGCGAGCTCACCGGAACGCTGAACGACAACGAGAAAACCGTGGAGGGCGTGCTGAAGCGGCTGCCGAACAAGCTCAACAAGCTGACCGGGACCGCGTCCTACGGCTCCTGGTTCAACTTCTACCTCTGTGACTTCGACGGCCGGATCGTGCTGCCGAAGACCAAGGAGGTGCTCACTCCCGAGCTGCATGTGGCAAGGGCGAGGTGCGGCGCATGAGGCCCTTCCGTGAGCGGAACCCGGTGACGATCGGTGTCGTGGGTCTCACCACCCTCGGCCTCCTGACCGCCGCCGCGTTCAACGCCGAAAGCCTGCCGCTGATCGGCAACGGCGAGACGTACAGCGCGGCCTTCTCGGAGGCGGGCGGGCTCAAGCCGGGCGACGAGGTACGGATCGCCGGGGTGAAGGTCGGCAAGATCGACGAGGTCGACCTCGACGGCGACCATGTGAAGGTCACCTTCCAGGTCAAGGGCGAGCCGAAGTTCGGCACCAGGACCGGCGCGTCCATCCGGATCAAGACGATCCTGGGCTCGAAGTACCTGGCCCTGGAGCCCAAGGGGCCAGGGCAGTTGAAGCCGGGCGCCGAGATCCCGGTGTCCCGGACGACACCCGCGTACGACGTCGTGACCGCGTTCAGCGATCTGACCACCACCACGGAGAAGGTCGACACCGACGAGCTCGCCAAGGCCATGGACACCATCTCCACCACCTTCGAGGACTCTCCCGCCGAGGTGAAGGCGTCCATCAAGGGCCTGTCGAAGATCTCCCGCACGGTCGCGTCGCGCGACAAGGAGCTGCGCGAACTCCTCGGCCACGCCAACGGCGTCACCAAGGTGCTCGCCGACCGCTCCGACGAGTTCTCCACCTTGGTCAAGGACGCCGACAAACTGCTCACCGAGATCGCCAAGCGCCGCAAGGCCATCCACACCCTGCTCAAGAGCTCGGCCACGCTCGGCATCGAGCTCTCCGGCCTGGTGGCGGACAACCGCAAGGAGATCGGCCCGGCGCTCAAGGGCCTGAACAAAGTCGTGTCGATGCTGGAGCGCAACTACACCAGTCTCGATCGAAGCGTCCAGCTGCTCGCGCCCTATGTACGGCTCTTCACCAACACCCTCAGCAACGGCCGCTGGTTCGACAGCTACATCCAGAACCTGGTCGCCACTCCGGTGGTCCCGCGGACGGGAGACAAGCGATGAGCAAGCACGCACGACTCCTGCGGCGGACGGCCCTGGTGACCGCCCTGGTCGTGGTGGCCGCCCTCACCGTGGTGCTGTGGCCGCGCGATGAACCGGTGCGCGTCACCGCGTACTTCCCGCGCACCGTCGGCATCTATCCGGGTTCGGACGTCCGGGTGCTCGGCGTCCGGATCGGCGAGGTCAAGGAGATCACCCCGGAGGGCGAGCGGGTGCGGGTGACCCTTGAGTACGACAGTGAGCGCAAGGTGCCCGCCGAAGCCAAGGCCGCGATCATCAACTCCTCGGTGGTCAGCGACCGTTACCTCCAGCTCCTGCCGGTGTACCGGAAGGGCCCGGCGATGCGGGACGGCGCCGTCATTCCGCAGAGCCGTACCGCCGTACCGGTCGAGCTCGACCGCGTCTTCGACAGTCTGCACACCACGTCGGAGGCGCTCGGCCCGCGCGGCGCCAACAAGAAGGGCTCATTGTCCCGGCTGCTCGGGGTCAGCGCGGACAACCTCGAAGGGCAGGGCGGGAACCTGCACCAGACCGTGGAGGATCTCTCCACGGCCGTCACCACCCTCTCCGACGGCCGGGGCGACCTGTTCGGCACCGTACGGAACCTGCAGGTGTTCACGGCCATGCTCGCCAAGGACGACAAGAGCGTGCGGTCGTTCAACACCAGCCTCGCCAAGGTGGCGGGACAGCTCGCCGGAGAGCGCAAGGACCTGGCGGCCGCGCTGAAGCACCTGGGCACCGCGCTCGGCGATGTGCAGCGGTTCGTCAAGAAGAACAAGAAGTCGCTGACCTCCAACGTGAAGGGGCTCAGCAAGGTCACCAAGGTGCTCGTCACCCAGAAGAAGGCGCTCGCCGAGATCCTGGAGACCACGCCGACCGGCCTGTCGAATCTGCAGAACGCCTACAACCCGGGCTCGGGCACCCTCGACACCCGTAACAACGCCGAACAGGCACAGGACCCGGCCGCGCTGCTCTGCTCGCTGCTCGGCACCACCGGCGAGAAGCAGGCCGCGGAGTGCAAGGACCTGCGGAAACTCTTCGACTCGCTGCCCAAGTTGTCGCAGCCACAAGGGGTTTCGGGCGCGAAGCCGAGCGACAAGACCCTCGGCGGAATCCTGGAGGCCGCGGCATGAGCGCACTGCGCAAGGGCGGGACGGCCGTTTGGGCCGCGATCGGTTCACTGCTCCTGGCCGGCTGTGAGTTCAACGGTCTGTACGACGTCGAACTGCCCGGCGGCGCCGCCGACGACGCGGGCGCCTACCGGGTCACGGTCGAGTTCCGGGACGTACTCGACCTGGTGCCGCAGTCGGCCGTGAAGGTCAACAACGTCACCGTGGGCTCGGTCGAGAAGGTGGAGCTCGACGGCTGGCACGCCAAGGTGCGGCTGCGGGTCGCCGGTTCGGTGAAGCTGCCCGGCAACGCGTTCGCCGGTCTGCGGCAGACCAGCATGCTCGGCGAGAAATACGTGGCCCTGTCCGCACCGCCGGACAGCGCCCCCGTCGGCAGGCTCAAGGACGGTGCGCGGATTCCGCTGTCCCGCAGCGGCCGCAACCCGGAGATCGAAGAGGTGCTCTCCGCGCTGTCGGCGCTGCTCAACGGCGGCGGTGTGGCCCAGCTCAAGACGATCACCACGGAGCTCAACAAGGCCCTGTCCGGCCGCGAGAACCGGGTCAAGTCGCTGCTGAAGGAGCTGAACAAGTTCGTCGGGGGTCTCGACGGCCAGCGCAAGGAGATCGTGCGGGCGCTCAAGGGCGTCGACCGCCTCGCCAAGCGCCTCAAGAAGGAGAAGAAGACGATCGGCGACGCCGTCGACACCGTGCCGCCCGCCCTCAAGGTGCTCGCCGACCAGCGACGCGATCTGACGAAGATGCTCACGTCGCTGTCGAATCTTGGCAAGGCGGGCACCAAGGTCATCAACGCCTCACGCTCCGACGTGATCGCCAATCTGAAGCATCTGCGGCCGACCCTGGAGCAGTTGAACGCGGCGGGCGACGATCTGCCGAACTCCCTTGAGCTCCTGACGACCTATCCCTTCCCGCGCGGCGTCACCGGCGCCATCAAGGGCGACTACGTCAACCTCAAGATCACCGCCGATCTCGATCTGGACAGCATCTACGGCAATCTCGCCGACGATCCCAAGAAGCCGGACGGCCCGGACAACCCCGGGCTGCCCAAGGCGCCGAAGCCACCGAAGCTGCCGGACGCCCCCGGCGTTCCGGATCTCCCCGGCGTTCCGGACGCCCCGAAGGCCCCCGAGCTGCCCGACGACCCGAAGCTGCCGGACACCCCCGACGACCCGGCGGACCCGGGTGGCGACGACGAGCAGCTGTGCCCGCCGGTGTGCACCGGCCAGTACGCCGCGTACGGGAACGGGGACGCCGAGGGCTCTGCGCCCGGGATCAACCTCGCTCTGGCCGAGCTCCTGCTGAGAGGGGTCTCCCCGTGATCACACGTACGGTCAAGCTCCAACTGCTCGCGTTCGCCACCGTCACCGCCGTGGGCGTGAGTTACGTCGGCGCGCAGTACACCGGCATCCCCGACGCCCTGCTCGACCGCGGGTACACCGTGCGCGCCGAGTTCGCCGAGTCCGGGGGCATCTTCCAGGGGGCCGAGGTCACCTATCGCGGGGTGCCCGTGGGCCGCGTCGGGCAGCTCGAACTCGCGGGATCCGGCGGGGTGTCGGTGGCGCTCGACATCGAGGACGGGGCGCGGATTCCGGCGGACACGCTCGCGGTGGTGGCGCACCGTTCGGCGGTCGGTGAGCAGTACGTCGATCTGCAGCCGCGCACGGGCTCCGGTCCGCTGCTCAAGGAGGGCAGCACGATCGCCCGCGGCGACACCCGGGTGCCGCTGGCGAGCACGGAGCTCGTCCTCAGCGTGGACCGCCTGGTCAACTCCGTCGGCAAGGAGGATCTGCGGGTCACGGTCGACGAACTGGGCAAGGCCTTCAAGGGGACGGGACCGCACCTGAGCCGCCTGGTGGACTCGGGCAATGAGCTGGTCGAGTCGGCCTCCGCATCGCTCCCCGAGACGATCAGGCTGATCGAGGACTCGCGCAAGGTGCTCAGGACCCAGTCGGAGCAGGGCTCGTCGATCAAGTCGTTCTCCGAGGACCTGGCGGCCCTCACCGCGGAGCTCAAGTCCAGTGACGGGGACATCCGCAAGCTGATCGGGTCGGGCGCGCCCGCCGCCCACGAGGTGGACTCGCTGCTCAAGGCGAACAAGACCCAGCTGCCGGTGCTCCTCGGGAATCTGATCAGCGGCGGCCAGATCACGGTGGCGCGACTGCCCGGGGTGGAGCAGGCCCTGGTCACCTTCCCCCTGACCGTCGCGGGCAGCTACACGGTGGTGCCGGGCGACGGCACCACGCACTTCGGCATGGTCGCGGGCAAGGACGAACCGCCGCCCTGCCGCCAGGGGTACGACACCCGGCGGCGCGACCCCTCGGACACCGGCGGCCGCCCGGCCAACACCGGCGCACGCTGCACGGCGCCACGTGGTGGCGACACCTCGGTGCGCGGCGCGCAGAACGCCCCCGGCGCCTCGACCCGCTCCGGCGGGGCGGACCGGGCGGCGTATGTCACCCCGTACGACCCGGACACCGGCACCGCCGTCGGACCGGACGGAACGCCCGTCGAGATCGGCTCGACGGGCGGCGAACAGAACGCGTTCGGAAAGGACTCGTGGCAATGGCTGCTCGTAGGACCGATGGCATGAGCGGGGGTCTGATCCCCCTCGCGGTCGGGGGCCTGATCTCCCGCCCCGTACGGGCGCTGCGCCGCCTCGGCGCCAGGCTCGCGGGCGCCGCCCGCGGCGGCCGCGCCATGGCCGCGGGACTCGCCGTGGCCACCGCGGGGACGTCGGCGCTCGCCCTCTGGCTGGGCCTCCAGGTGTACGAGCAGCGCGCGACGGAGCAGCGGCACCAGGACATCCTGGCCGCTGCCAGGCAGTCGGCCCTGAACTTCACCTCGCTCGACTACCGGCATTACGGGCGGGACAGCGAGAACGTGCTCAAGGGCGCGACCGGTGACTTCAAGAAGCAGTTCACGGCGCAGACCGCGCAGCTGACGAAGCTGGTCGCCAAGAACAAGTCGGTCTCCAAGGGGCAGGTCCTCGAAGCGGGCATCACCCGGGCCGACGAGGACTCCGCCCGTGTCCTGGTGGTCGCCGACAGCAAGGTGACCAACACCGCCGCCCCCGACGGCCAGGCCCGCACCTACCGGCTGCAACTGGACCTCGAACTCAAGAACGGCAAGTGGCTGACATCCGGCGTCGAGTTCGTCGGCTGACCGCACCACCCCATACAGCGCACCACCCCGTACAGCGCATGAATCCCGTAAGGCGCATCACCCCGCCGTAAGGAGAAACACCGTGGCGAACACCAGAACCCGAGGCCGCGGCGCCGGACCCGGATCACCGGGCCGGCGCTCCCTGACCGCGGCCGCCCGCGCCGCGGCCAAGCGGGCCGACGGCATCCGCTCCGAGCCGCAGGACGCGCTGGACGGCGTACCCGAGGATCTGGTCAACGACCTGACGGGGCTGCCGCCCGTCGAGAAGGTGGTCGGGGAGGTACTGCTCACGCAGGCGGAGTCCGAGTCCGCTCCCGGGCCTGACCCGGAGGCCTCGGCCCCAGACGCCCCGCCCCGAGGGCGCCGGCGCGCACGGCTGAGCGCCGTCCTTGCCCTCCTGACCGTGGCGGGCCTCGTCGCGGTCGCGGTGCTCGGGTGGCAGTACCGGGACGGCCGCCAGGTCGAGGCGGCGCGGGCGCAGGCCCTCGCGGCCGCGCAGAAGGCGGCGCCCCTCGTCCTGTCGTACGACCACCGGCATCTGGACCGGGATTTCGCCGCGGCGCGCGGCCGGCTCACGGGCTCCTTCCGCGAGGAGTACGGCAGGACGACCAAGGCGGTGGTCGCGCCGACCGCGAAGAAGTACAGGGGGGTGGTGAAGGCCTCCGTGGTCACGCCGCCCGACGGCGGTGCCCCGGCGGCCTCGGTGGCGTCGGCGTCGGCGGACAGCGCCGTTGTGGTGCTCTTCGTCAACCAGGTCACCAAGAGCACTCAGGTCTCCGGCTCGCGCGTGGATCTGAACCGGGTCCGGATGACCCTCACGCGTACGACGGACGGCTGGAAGGTGAGCGCCGTCGACGCGCTGTGAGCGGCCCGGTGGCGAGGACTCCCGCGTAGGCCGGCGACCCGGTGGCCAACACCGTTGCGAGGAACTTGAAATGATGTGCCATCAGACACATACCCCCCCAAGGGGGCAGTGGAGGTGCCCGGAGCCGGACTTGAACCGGCACGCCCGCTAGGGGCAGCGAGGTTTAAGCTCGCCGTGTCTGCATTCCACCATCCGGGCAGGCCATGGGCTCCGCATCAAGTGATTCGACCCTATCGGGAGGCGTCCCTCGAACAGCGGAACAACAGCCCGATGTTGTCTTATTTTATTGACGTCTGAGGGTGCATCAGCCACCGGTACGGCCCATCGGTACATGCCGCAGGCCCTTCCACCGCTGTGCGGCCTCCGTGACGGAATGACGGAATTTCACCGCCTGCGCGGCGCCCGCGGGTCACTGACGGGTGGTACCCGTCTCAGGGGCCGGGGTCATCCCCAGGTATGACACGGGCGCCCGGGGTCCGACTGCAGAGGGCCCCCGGAACCGGAACAGCGGCTGACTACACGGCGCGGATCCGCAAGGACGATGGAGTACGTCCCCACTCGTCGTCCCGACAGGAGCACCACCCCGTGACCACCACCCCCTTCGCCGCCCGCACCACCGCGGTGGCCGCACGCGCCACGGACCTCTCCAAGGTGTACGGACAGGGCGAGACCCAGGTGGTCGCCCTGGACCATGTCTCCGTCGACTTCCGGCAGGGCGAGTTCACCGCGATCATGGGCCCATCGGGCTCCGGCAAGTCGACCCTGATGCACTGCGTCGCGGGGCTCGACAGCTTCAGCGGCGGCTCCGTGCGGATCGGCGAGACCGAGCTGTCCACCCTCAAGGACAAGCAGCTCACCAAGCTCCGCCGGGACAAGATCGGCTTCATCTTCCAGGCCTTCAACCTCCTGCCGACGCTGACGGCCCTGGAGAACATCACGCTGCCGATGGACATCGCGGGCCGCAAGCCCGACAAGCAGTGGCTGGAGCAGGTCATCTCCATGGTCGGCCTGGCCGGGCGGCTCAGCCACCGGCCCACGGAGCTCTCCGGCGGCCAGCAGCAGCGCGTCGCCGTGGCCCGCGCGCTCGCCTCGCAGCCCGACATCATCTTCGGCGACGAGCCGACCGGAAACCTGGACTCGCGCTCGGGCGCGGAGGTCCTCGGCTTCCTGCGCAACTCCGTACGGGAGCTGGGGCAGACGGTCGTCATGGTCACGCATGACCCCGTGGCCGCGGCGTACGCGGATCGCGTCATTTTCCTCGCCGACGGGCGGATCGTCGACGAGATGCATGGGCCGACGGCCGAGGGGGTGCTTGACCGGATGAAGCACTTTGACGCCAAGGGTCGTACGAGCTAGACCCCCAAGCACTCCGAGCGACGTCCGCCGGTGCCGCCTGCGGGCGCGTCGTGGCTGGTCGCGCAGTTCCCCGCGCCCCTTCGGGGCCCTCTCACAGGACTCACACCCATGTTCCGTACCGCCCTGCGCAACGTGCTCACGCACAAGGCCAGGCTGTTGATGACCGTGCTCGCCGTCATGCTCGGCGTCGCCTTCGTCTCCGGCACCCTGGTCTTCACCGACACCTTCGGCAACGCCTACAAGAACAAGTCGGCGAAGAGCTTCGACCACGTCTCCGTCGCCATCCAGGGCGACGGCTCCTCCTACGGCAGCGAGGACAGCGGCGAGGCCAAGAAGCCGCCGCGCCTGACCGACGCCTTCCTGAAGAAGACACAGCGCCTGCCCGGCGCCGACTCGGCGATAGGGACCGTCTCCGGGTTCACCGCGCTCGCCGACAAGGACGGCAAGCTGGTCGGCGGCGAGTGGGGCACCACCGGCGCCAACTACTTCCCGGGCAAGGGCGGCAAGGACCCGCGCTACGACTTCACCAAGGGCGCCGCCCCGAAGTCCGCCGGTGACCTCGCGCTCGACTCCCGCACCGCCGAGCGCACCGGCTACAAGGTCGGTGACACGGTCCGCTACTCCACCGACGGCCCGGTGAAGAAGGCGAAGATCAGCGGCGTCTTCGACACCGAGGACGGCAGCGTCCTCGCGGGCGGCAGCCTCGTCGTGTTCGACGACGACACCGCGCGCACCGTCCTCGGCAAGACCCAGTACGACGAGATCGACGTGAAGGCCGCCGCGGGCACATCCGAGACGGCGCTGAAGAGCTCCATCGAGAAGATCCTGCCGAAGGACACGGACGCCGTCACCGGCGCCCAGCTCTCCGACGACCAGGAGAGGATGATCGAGCAGAGCACCAGCTCGATGAGCCAGGTCCTGCTGATCTTCGCGGGCATCGCGCTCTTCGTCGGCATCTTCATCATCGCCAACACCTTCACCATGCTGGTCGCCCAGCGCACCAAGGAACTGGCCCTGATGCGCGCCATCGGCGCATCGCGCCGTCAGGTGACGCGCTCCGTGCTCATCGAGGCCTTCCTGGTGGGCCTGGTGGCCGCCGTGACCGGCTTCGCGCTCGGCATCGGTGTGGCCATGGGCCTGGAGTCCCTGATGAACTCCGCGGGCGCCTCGCTGCCCGACGGGCCGATCGTCATCGCCCCGACCACGATCGTCGTCGCCCTGATCATCGGCGTGGTCGTGACCATGCTGGCCGCCTGGCTGCCGGGCCGCCGCGCCGCGCGGATCCCGCCGGTCGCCGCGATGAACAGCGTCCACGCGACGCCGGCCATGCGCGGTCTGGTCGTCCGCAACACCATCGGCTCGATCATCGTCGCGCTCGGCGCGGTCATGCTCTTCATGGACGACAACTACGTGATGGCCGGCGGCGCCGCCACGATCATGGTCGGCGTCATCGTCCTCACGCCGCTCCTGTCCCGCCCGTTCATCGCCGCGTCGGCCCCGCTCCTGAAGCCGTTCGGCGTCACGGGCAAGCTGTCCCGCCTCAACGCGGTGCGCAACCCGCGCCGCACGGCCTCCACCGCAGCGGCCCTGATGATCGGCCTGACCCTCATCACGGCGATGACGGTGGTCGCGACCTCCATGAGCAGCGCCATCAACAAGATGGCCGCGGGCTCCCTGAAGGCCGACTACACCGTCTCCATGGCGAACTACCAGCCGCTGACGCCCGAGGTCCGCGAGAAGCTGGACAAGCTCCCCGACGTCGAGGCGAGCAGCCCGCTGCGCACGGCCTACGGCGAGATCGACGGCTCGTACTCCCAGATCTCCGGCGTCGACGAGAAGGCCTTCGGCAAGCTGGCGAGCCTCGACTTCACCAGCGGCTCGCTCGCGGGTCTGAAGGGCGACGCCACGCTGGTCGACAAGGAGACCGCGGACAAGCAGGGCCTGAAGACGGGCGACACCGTCCCGGTGAAGTTCGACGACGACAAGACGGCCGAGCTGAAGATCGCCGGCGTCTACGAGCAGAACGAGATGATCAACGGGCTCTTCACGCCGCTCGCCGTCGTCGACCCGCACCTGTCCAAGATCACCGACCAGCAGGTCCTGGTGAAGATGAAGGGCGGCACCTCCGACAAGGCCGAGGACGCCATCGTCGACGCCCTCGGTGACAACCCCGCCATCAAGATCCAGGACAAGGACGCGATCAGCAACGAGATCGCCGGCGCGATCAACCTGATGCTGAACATGCTCTACGGCCTCCTGGCGATGGCCATCCTGATCGCGGTGCTCGGTGTCATCAACACCCTGGCCATGTCGGTCTTCGAGCGGAAGCACGAGATCGGCATGATGCGGGCCATCGGCCTCGACCGCGCGAAGGTCAAGCAGATGGTGCGCCTGGAGGCGGTCATCATCTCCCTGTTCGGCGCGGTGCTCGGCATCGGCCTCGGCATCTTCATGGGCTGGGCCGCGGGCGGCAGCATCAGCGAGACCGTGAAGACGTACTCGATGGAGATCCCGGTCGGCCGGATCATGATCTTCCTCGCGATCGCGGCCCTGGTCGGCGTCCTCGCGGCGATGTGGCCGGCCCGCAGCGCGGCCAAGCTGAACCCGCTGATGGCGATCAAGAGCGAGTAGCACCCGGCGGTACGTGCGTATGAGCGGGGCCCCGGACGATCACCGTCCGGGGCCCCGCTCTTCTGCCTCTGCCTTCTACTGCCAGGCGCGGGCCCGCAGCGGCATCCCGGAGGTGCCGGCCTCCGGGGTCTTCACCGCGAGGACCTGGTTGACGCCGATGCGGTTGCGCTCGAAGGAGAGCGCGGACGCCGCCATGTAGAGGCGCCAGATGCGGGCGCGGCCCGGCGATGTGAGCCGCTGGCCCTCCTTCCAGTGGGCCTCCAGGTTGGCGACCCAGCGGCGCAGGGTGAGGGCGTAGTGCTCGCGGATCGCCTCCACGTCGCGCACCTCGAACCCGGCGCGCTCCAGCTGCCCGACGGTGGATCCCACGGGGGCGAGCTCGCCGCCGGGGAAGACATAGGCGTCGATGAAGTCGTCCACCTCGTACGTCGACTCGTCGGCCTGCGGGCGGCGCGCGATCTGGTGGTTGAGGAGCCTGCCGCCCGGCTTGAGGAGGGCGTGCAGGTCGCGTGCGTACTCCAAGTACCGCTCGGCGCCGACGTGTTCGGCCATGCCGATGGAGGAGATGGCGTCGTACGGACCGTCGCGCACGTCACGGTAGTCCTGGACGCGGATCTCGACTTTGTCGGTCAGCCCCTCCTCCGCGATGCGCTTCCTGGCGTACGCGGCCTGCTCCTGGGAGAGCGTGACGCCGACGACGGTGACGCCGTGCTCGCGCGCCGCGTGGATCGCCATGGAGCCCCAGCCGCAGCCGACGTCGAGGAGCCGCATGCCGGGCTTCAGGGCGAGCTTGCGGGCGATGAGCTCCAGCTTGTCGCGCTGGGCTTCCTCAAGGGTGGAGCCTTCGGACTCCCAGTAGGCGCACGAATAGACCATCGAGGGGCCGAGCACCAGCTCGTAGAAGTCGTTGCCCACGTCGTAGTGGTGGCTGATGGCCTGCCGGTCGCTGCCCTTGGTGTGCAGATGGAGGGTGCGCCGCCTGCGCATCTCCTCCGGCGGCGGGGCCGGCGGCAGGAACGGCGCGGCGAGACCGACCAGGGTGCGGGCGGCGGCGCGGAACTCCGGGTCGCGCAGGGACTCCCTGAGGTTCTTGGCGTCCTCGCCCCGCTCCCAGATGAACTCGGCGAGCCGGTCGAGCGCGGCGTACAGATCGCCGTCGACGTCCAGGTCACCGGCCACCCAGGCGCGGGCGAGGCCCAGCTCGCCCGGCTTCCACATCAGGCGGCGCAGGGCGCGGCGGCTGCGTACGACGAGGGTGGGGGCACCCGGCGGGCCTGCTTCCGAACCGTCCCAGGCACGAATGCGTACGGGGAGCGGGGCTCCCAGCAGTTGTTCGGCGAGGCTCTTAAGCCGCAGTGCGGCATCTGGCATGGTGCACACCTCCGTGATTGGGGATATCCCGGATAGGTTCAACACCACGTAAACACCAACGGGGCGGTCTTGCAGTCCCGTTGCGGTGTCACGGATCGGCAAAATGCATGTAGCCGCCATGTATACGGAGCGGGAAAAACCCGAAGGGGCCGCCCGCACCACGGATGGCGGGCGGCCCCTTCGGGCCTTTTCAGCGACCGGAGGTCAGGAGGCCTTGGCCTTCTCGCCGTCCTTGGAGGACTCGACGGCCGGCGTCTCGGCCTTGGCCGCCGCGGGCTTCGGCGCGGGCTTGGCGGCCTCGTAGAACTCCTCGCGCGGCGTCTCCATGGCGCCCAGCGAGACGACCTCACGCTTGAGGAAGACCGCGAGGGTCCAGTCCGCGAAGACGCGGATCTTGCGGTTGAACGTCGGCATCGCCATGCCGTGGTACGCGCGGTGCATGTACCAGGCGAGACGGCCCTTGAGCTTGATCTTCATCTTGCCCATGACGATCATCGCGACGCCCTTGTGCAGGCCGAGACCGGCGACCGCACCCTTGTTGGCGTGGCTGTACTCCTTCTGCGGGAAGCCCCGCATGCCGGAGATCACGTTGTCGCCGAGGACCTTGGCCTGACGCAGCGCGTGCTGGGCGTTCGGCGGGCACCAGGCGTTCTCGTTGCCCGCCTTGCGGCCGACCATGTCCGGCACCTGGGCGTTGTCGCCCGCGGCCCAGATGTAGTCGCTGCCCTGGACCTGGAGGGTCGTCTGGGTGTCGACGTGGCCACGGGGGCCGAGCGGCAGACCGAAGCGGGCGAGCGCCGGGTTCGGCTTGACGCCGGCGGTCCACACGATGGTGCTGGAGTCGACCTCCAGGCCGTTGTTCAGGACCACGTGGCCGTCCACGCAGGAGTCCATGCCGGTCTTGAGGTAGACCTCGACACCGCGGCCCTCGAGGTGCTCCTTGCCGTACTGGCCGAGCTTCGGGCCGACCTCGGGGAGGATCTTGTCCGCGACGTCGACGAGCACGAAGCGCATGTCCTCGCGCTTCACGTTGTTGTAGTACTTGGCCGCGTCGCGGGCCATGTCCTCCACCTCACCGATGGTCTCCGCACCCGCGAAGCCACCGCCGACGAAGACGAAGGTCAGCGCCTTGCGGCGGACATCCTCGTCCGTCGTGGAGTCAGCCTTGTCCAGCTGCTCGAGGACGTGGTTGCGCAGGCCGATGGCCTCCTCGATGCCCTTCATGCCGATGCCCTGCTCGGCGAGGCCGGGGATCGGGAAGGTGCGGGAGACCGCGCCCATCGCGATGACCAGGTAGTCGAAAGGCAGCTCGTACG from Streptomyces sp. BA2 encodes:
- a CDS encoding MCE family protein — protein: MKTARATDTAAPLVKFLLFAAVTVVATALLAATIVNISFTPEHTYRAVFSDVTSLEEGDDIRVAGVRVGEVDGIRIKDRTRAEVTFTVTEDRPLFTSTGAVIRYRSLVGQRYIALTEGAGGTTPLRPGGRIPLSRTQPALDLNALLAGFKPLFAALSPKDVNQLATEIIKTLQGEGGTVNSLLAHTASLTTTLAGRDKLIGSVISNLNEVLTTLDKRGGRFSSLLKQLQRLVSGLSADRKPIGKSLVNIGHLTEATSGLIGEARPPLKDDIKELGELTGTLNDNEKTVEGVLKRLPNKLNKLTGTASYGSWFNFYLCDFDGRIVLPKTKEVLTPELHVARARCGA
- a CDS encoding MCE family protein, with protein sequence MITRTVKLQLLAFATVTAVGVSYVGAQYTGIPDALLDRGYTVRAEFAESGGIFQGAEVTYRGVPVGRVGQLELAGSGGVSVALDIEDGARIPADTLAVVAHRSAVGEQYVDLQPRTGSGPLLKEGSTIARGDTRVPLASTELVLSVDRLVNSVGKEDLRVTVDELGKAFKGTGPHLSRLVDSGNELVESASASLPETIRLIEDSRKVLRTQSEQGSSIKSFSEDLAALTAELKSSDGDIRKLIGSGAPAAHEVDSLLKANKTQLPVLLGNLISGGQITVARLPGVEQALVTFPLTVAGSYTVVPGDGTTHFGMVAGKDEPPPCRQGYDTRRRDPSDTGGRPANTGARCTAPRGGDTSVRGAQNAPGASTRSGGADRAAYVTPYDPDTGTAVGPDGTPVEIGSTGGEQNAFGKDSWQWLLVGPMA
- a CDS encoding MCE family protein; its protein translation is MSALRKGGTAVWAAIGSLLLAGCEFNGLYDVELPGGAADDAGAYRVTVEFRDVLDLVPQSAVKVNNVTVGSVEKVELDGWHAKVRLRVAGSVKLPGNAFAGLRQTSMLGEKYVALSAPPDSAPVGRLKDGARIPLSRSGRNPEIEEVLSALSALLNGGGVAQLKTITTELNKALSGRENRVKSLLKELNKFVGGLDGQRKEIVRALKGVDRLAKRLKKEKKTIGDAVDTVPPALKVLADQRRDLTKMLTSLSNLGKAGTKVINASRSDVIANLKHLRPTLEQLNAAGDDLPNSLELLTTYPFPRGVTGAIKGDYVNLKITADLDLDSIYGNLADDPKKPDGPDNPGLPKAPKPPKLPDAPGVPDLPGVPDAPKAPELPDDPKLPDTPDDPADPGGDDEQLCPPVCTGQYAAYGNGDAEGSAPGINLALAELLLRGVSP
- a CDS encoding MCE family protein → MSKHARLLRRTALVTALVVVAALTVVLWPRDEPVRVTAYFPRTVGIYPGSDVRVLGVRIGEVKEITPEGERVRVTLEYDSERKVPAEAKAAIINSSVVSDRYLQLLPVYRKGPAMRDGAVIPQSRTAVPVELDRVFDSLHTTSEALGPRGANKKGSLSRLLGVSADNLEGQGGNLHQTVEDLSTAVTTLSDGRGDLFGTVRNLQVFTAMLAKDDKSVRSFNTSLAKVAGQLAGERKDLAAALKHLGTALGDVQRFVKKNKKSLTSNVKGLSKVTKVLVTQKKALAEILETTPTGLSNLQNAYNPGSGTLDTRNNAEQAQDPAALLCSLLGTTGEKQAAECKDLRKLFDSLPKLSQPQGVSGAKPSDKTLGGILEAAA
- a CDS encoding MCE family protein → MRPFRERNPVTIGVVGLTTLGLLTAAAFNAESLPLIGNGETYSAAFSEAGGLKPGDEVRIAGVKVGKIDEVDLDGDHVKVTFQVKGEPKFGTRTGASIRIKTILGSKYLALEPKGPGQLKPGAEIPVSRTTPAYDVVTAFSDLTTTTEKVDTDELAKAMDTISTTFEDSPAEVKASIKGLSKISRTVASRDKELRELLGHANGVTKVLADRSDEFSTLVKDADKLLTEIAKRRKAIHTLLKSSATLGIELSGLVADNRKEIGPALKGLNKVVSMLERNYTSLDRSVQLLAPYVRLFTNTLSNGRWFDSYIQNLVATPVVPRTGDKR
- a CDS encoding ATP-binding cassette domain-containing protein; the encoded protein is MTTTPFAARTTAVAARATDLSKVYGQGETQVVALDHVSVDFRQGEFTAIMGPSGSGKSTLMHCVAGLDSFSGGSVRIGETELSTLKDKQLTKLRRDKIGFIFQAFNLLPTLTALENITLPMDIAGRKPDKQWLEQVISMVGLAGRLSHRPTELSGGQQQRVAVARALASQPDIIFGDEPTGNLDSRSGAEVLGFLRNSVRELGQTVVMVTHDPVAAAYADRVIFLADGRIVDEMHGPTAEGVLDRMKHFDAKGRTS